From Bombyx mori chromosome 10, ASM3026992v2, a single genomic window includes:
- the LOC101735678 gene encoding uncharacterized protein LOC101735678 isoform X2 → MKNMWGFWKICRPFTICSSYSCYIPKQQVRQSAYSVRTNRKLLVPTGIHIRNLGLGPTSKDFEEPAQLSGPLTKAYARELVLHLIDEERKMLLSALQEYESNRVKEEFEETLAAQRWRSKLGRPSKVPTLGDVDPTGSYCPVPEDWLKKKYAATVPKPTTKELFHLSLANSIPFIGFGFLDNFIMIIAGDSIESSMSAYITLSTMAAAALGNTFSDVIGIGSSYYVERGAAMIGLGAPALSPVQLDMPISRRFANVGRVLGITLGCFLGMTPLLFKDDEKKPEAKATSTEPKT, encoded by the exons atgaaaaacatGTGGGGGTTTTGGAAAATTTGTAGACCATTTACTATATGTTCCAGTTATAGTTGTTATATTCCCAAACAACAAGTAAGGCAAAGTGCTTATTCCGTACGTACAAATAGGAAGTTACTTGTTCCTACTGGAATACATATTCGTAACTTGGGGCTTGGTCCTACTTCTAAGGATTTTGAAGAGCCTGCACAGCTGTCCGGGCCATTGACAAAAGCCTACGCAAGAGAACTGgtattacatttgattgatgaAGAAAGGAAGATGTTGTTAAGTGCACTTCAAGAATATGAATCAAACCGAGTCAAAGAAGAATTCGAAG AAACACTAGCCGCCCAGAGATGGAGGTCAAAACTAGGTCGACCAAGTAAAGTTCCCACACTAGGTGATGTCGATCCCACGGGTTCTTACTGCCCGGTACCTGAAGACTGGCTAAAGAAGAAATATG CTGCCACAGTACCAAAGCCGACGACCAAGGAACTGTTCCACT TGAGCTTAGCAAACTCTATACCGTTCATTGGGTTTGGTTTTTTGGACAACTTCATCATGATAATTGCT GGAGACAGCATCGAGAGCAGCATGAGCGCGTACATAACGCTTTCGACGATGGCGGCGGCGGCGCTGGGCAACACGTTCAGCGACGTCATCGGCATCGGCTCGTCCTACTACGTGGAGCGCGGCGCCGCCATGATCGGGCTGGGCGCGCCCGCGCTGTCGCCCGTCCAGCTCGACATGCCCATCAGCAGGCGCTTCGCCAACGTG GGCAGAGTTCTCGGCATAACTCTCGGCTGTTTCCTCGGCATGACGCCGCTGCTCTTCAAGGACGACGAGAAGAAGCCAGAGGCCAAGGCGACCTCGACCGAACCTAAAACTTAG
- the LOC101735678 gene encoding uncharacterized protein LOC101735678 isoform X1 produces the protein MKNMWGFWKICRPFTICSSYSCYIPKQQVRQSAYSVRTNRKLLVPTGIHIRNLGLGPTSKDFEEPAQLSGPLTKAYARELVLHLIDEERKMLLSALQEYESNRVKEEFEETLAAQRWRSKLGRPSKVPTLGDVDPTGSYCPVPEDWLKKKYAATVPKPTTKELFHLSLANSIPFIGFGFLDNFIMIIAGDSIESSMSAYITLSTMAAAALGNTFSDVIGIGSSYYVERGAAMIGLGAPALSPVQLDMPISRRFANVVTMDSSSSSTSVPHIKYITRSQTSNLHWKFEFCFELHFQYGN, from the exons atgaaaaacatGTGGGGGTTTTGGAAAATTTGTAGACCATTTACTATATGTTCCAGTTATAGTTGTTATATTCCCAAACAACAAGTAAGGCAAAGTGCTTATTCCGTACGTACAAATAGGAAGTTACTTGTTCCTACTGGAATACATATTCGTAACTTGGGGCTTGGTCCTACTTCTAAGGATTTTGAAGAGCCTGCACAGCTGTCCGGGCCATTGACAAAAGCCTACGCAAGAGAACTGgtattacatttgattgatgaAGAAAGGAAGATGTTGTTAAGTGCACTTCAAGAATATGAATCAAACCGAGTCAAAGAAGAATTCGAAG AAACACTAGCCGCCCAGAGATGGAGGTCAAAACTAGGTCGACCAAGTAAAGTTCCCACACTAGGTGATGTCGATCCCACGGGTTCTTACTGCCCGGTACCTGAAGACTGGCTAAAGAAGAAATATG CTGCCACAGTACCAAAGCCGACGACCAAGGAACTGTTCCACT TGAGCTTAGCAAACTCTATACCGTTCATTGGGTTTGGTTTTTTGGACAACTTCATCATGATAATTGCT GGAGACAGCATCGAGAGCAGCATGAGCGCGTACATAACGCTTTCGACGATGGCGGCGGCGGCGCTGGGCAACACGTTCAGCGACGTCATCGGCATCGGCTCGTCCTACTACGTGGAGCGCGGCGCCGCCATGATCGGGCTGGGCGCGCCCGCGCTGTCGCCCGTCCAGCTCGACATGCCCATCAGCAGGCGCTTCGCCAACGTGGTAACTATggacagtagtagtagtagtacaaGCGTCCcgcatataaaatatataacacgATCCCAAACATCGAATCTGCATTGGAAATTTGAATTTTGCTTTGAATTACATTTTCAATATGGGAACTGA